In Calonectris borealis chromosome 22, bCalBor7.hap1.2, whole genome shotgun sequence, one genomic interval encodes:
- the LOC142091822 gene encoding myosin light chain kinase, smooth muscle-like isoform X1, whose product MSQAEGGEETFEYCDVVINSQEKVSDVYTQLEKLGEGKFGMVYRLQEKTTGKIRAGKYFRTRTAKEKQAARAEVELMNLLRHPRLVQCLAAFQGPAELVMVMEYVAGGELFERIVDDDFEHTEPSSAQYMRQILEGLQFMHGQAIVHLDLKPENIVCVSPGSHWLKIIDFGLARKLAPDTPVKVLHGTPEFMAPEVVAFEPVDFSTDMWSVGVICYILLSGESPFQGDNDMETLSNITAARWDFEEETFSEISQQAKDFISQLLQKDPRRRLSSAGALLHPWLQQPQPSSTKALSKERIKQFLTRRKWQKTGKALLALNRLTLLSQSPERKASEAQDEEDLGSSPEEDQASGSPPRRGPSFSELLTDQEEEEGGSTVATGEAESSVSVAVPPQPWTT is encoded by the exons ATGTCCCAGGCAGAAG GAGGCGAGGAGACCTTTGAATATTGCGATGTGGTCATCAACAGCCAGGAGAAGGTTTCGGATGTGTACACgcagctggagaagctgggaga GGGAAAATTTGGGATGGTGTACCGGCTGCAGGAAAAAACCACTGGCAAAATCCGGGCTGGGAAATATTTCCGGACGCGGACGGCTAAAGAGAAGCAGGCGGCTCGGGCCGAGGTGGAGCTCATGAACCTGCTGCGTCACCCGCGCCTCGTGCAGTGCCTCGCCGCCTTCCAGGGCCCCGCCGAGCTGGTGATGGTGATGGAGTa CGTGGCAGGCGGGGAGCTCTTTGAGCGCATTGTGGACGATGACTTTGAGCACACGGAGCCCAGCAGCGCCCAGTACATGCGGCAGATCCTGGAGGGGCTGCAGTTCATGCATGGCCAGGCCATCGTCCACCTTGACCTCAAACCCGAGAACATCGTCTGCGTCAGTCCCGGCAGCCACTGGCTCAAGATCATCGACTTCGGCTTGGCGCGGAAGCTGG CTCCAGACACCCCTGTGAAGGTGTTGCACGGCACCCCTGAGTTCATGGCTCCAGAAGTGGTCGCCTTTGAGCCCGTGGACTTCTCCACAGACATGTGGAGCGTTGGTGTCATCTGCTACATCCT GCTGAGCGGGGAGTCCCCCTTCCAGGGGGACAACGACATGGAGACGCTGAGCAACATCACAGCTGCCCGGTGGGATTTCGAGGAGGAGACCTTCTCAGAGATCTCCCAGCAAGCCAAGGACTTCATCAGCCAACTGCTGCAGAAGGACCCACG cCGCCGGTTGTCCAGCGCGGGGGCTCTGCTGCAcccctggctgcagcagccccagcccagcagcaccaaGGCGCTGTCCAAGGAGAGGATCAAACAGTTCCTGACTCGTCGGAAGTGGCAG aAAACGGGCAAAGCTCTGCTGGCCCTCAACAGGTTGACCCTGCTGTCCCAGAGCCCGGAGAGGAAAGCGTCAGAGGCTCAGGATGAGGAAG acctgggctccagcccgGAGGAGGACCAAGCCTCCGGGTCTCCACCCCGACGAGGTCCCAGCTTCTCAGAGCTGCTGACGgaccaagaggaggaggaaggtgggagcACTGTGGCCacaggggaagcagagagcagcGTCAGCGTGGCCGTGCCACCCCAGCCCTGGACCACCTAG
- the LOC142091822 gene encoding myosin light chain kinase, smooth muscle-like isoform X2 produces MSQAEGGEETFEYCDVVINSQEKVSDVYTQLEKLGEGKFGMVYRLQEKTTGKIRAGKYFRTRTAKEKQAARAEVELMNLLRHPRLVQCLAAFQGPAELVMVMEYVAGGELFERIVDDDFEHTEPSSAQYMRQILEGLQFMHGQAIVHLDLKPENIVCVSPGSHWLKIIDFGLARKLAPDTPVKVLHGTPEFMAPEVVAFEPVDFSTDMWSVGVICYILLSGESPFQGDNDMETLSNITAARWDFEEETFSEISQQAKDFISQLLQKDPRRRLSSAGALLHPWLQQPQPSSTKALSKERIKQFLTRRKWQVDPAVPEPGEESVRGSG; encoded by the exons ATGTCCCAGGCAGAAG GAGGCGAGGAGACCTTTGAATATTGCGATGTGGTCATCAACAGCCAGGAGAAGGTTTCGGATGTGTACACgcagctggagaagctgggaga GGGAAAATTTGGGATGGTGTACCGGCTGCAGGAAAAAACCACTGGCAAAATCCGGGCTGGGAAATATTTCCGGACGCGGACGGCTAAAGAGAAGCAGGCGGCTCGGGCCGAGGTGGAGCTCATGAACCTGCTGCGTCACCCGCGCCTCGTGCAGTGCCTCGCCGCCTTCCAGGGCCCCGCCGAGCTGGTGATGGTGATGGAGTa CGTGGCAGGCGGGGAGCTCTTTGAGCGCATTGTGGACGATGACTTTGAGCACACGGAGCCCAGCAGCGCCCAGTACATGCGGCAGATCCTGGAGGGGCTGCAGTTCATGCATGGCCAGGCCATCGTCCACCTTGACCTCAAACCCGAGAACATCGTCTGCGTCAGTCCCGGCAGCCACTGGCTCAAGATCATCGACTTCGGCTTGGCGCGGAAGCTGG CTCCAGACACCCCTGTGAAGGTGTTGCACGGCACCCCTGAGTTCATGGCTCCAGAAGTGGTCGCCTTTGAGCCCGTGGACTTCTCCACAGACATGTGGAGCGTTGGTGTCATCTGCTACATCCT GCTGAGCGGGGAGTCCCCCTTCCAGGGGGACAACGACATGGAGACGCTGAGCAACATCACAGCTGCCCGGTGGGATTTCGAGGAGGAGACCTTCTCAGAGATCTCCCAGCAAGCCAAGGACTTCATCAGCCAACTGCTGCAGAAGGACCCACG cCGCCGGTTGTCCAGCGCGGGGGCTCTGCTGCAcccctggctgcagcagccccagcccagcagcaccaaGGCGCTGTCCAAGGAGAGGATCAAACAGTTCCTGACTCGTCGGAAGTGGCAG GTTGACCCTGCTGTCCCAGAGCCCGGAGAGGAAAGCGTCAGAGGCTCAGGATGA